The following proteins are encoded in a genomic region of Columba livia isolate bColLiv1 breed racing homer chromosome 17, bColLiv1.pat.W.v2, whole genome shotgun sequence:
- the SCARF2 gene encoding scavenger receptor class F member 2 isoform X1: MGWVKPGPAAPTVMAARGLRPPRRARAGAGAAVLLPVLLLVLSRGAAQELSPRGRNVCRAGGSSVLTCCPGWRQQGSECLIAVCEGNFTCKENEVCVRPGECRCRHGYFGANCDTKCPRQFWGPDCKEMCSCHPNGQCEDVTGQCTCNPNRWGPKCENVCLCKHGKCDQKTGKCTCEPNWWGPQCSSSCYCSHNSQCDQQTGNCLCQPGWWGRGCNNQCSCNNSPCEQFTGRCQCRERTFGPRCDRYCQCYKGKCNQVDGTCTCEPGYRGKYCREPCPAGFYGQGCRRRCGQCKSLQPCTVADGRCLTCEAGWNGTKCDQPCSPGFYGEGCEQLCPPCKDGHTCNHINGRCSHCNPGWIGDRCETKCRNGTYGENCAFVCSDCVNGQCHFETGRCLCHPGSHGTYCNLTCPPGRYGANCAESCGCHDGACDPLTGACHMEANQRMGVIGAGALLALLLILLLSLLCCCCVCRKKDEAHGSSQDPAAAKKPPRRLCGRFSRISMKLPRIPLRRQKLPKVVVAHHDLENTLNCSFIEPPSVVEQPSPSWSSRGSFSSFDTTDEGPVYCVPHEESVGDSRDRGTPSSPGDKLVAPASGEEAGEYTFLKETGSVRAFPADSSETPLLKSSDSERSSCGSGSAGAVLYARVARLSKQSKEEEDVATEPRSPGKPPSPERTKPRPPDPATKPKVSWIHSRYNSSQSNSLPAPSRSPEPAATRSGSPEHSQGLAKRKRSPSETSAGVQGRAEEKGSTRGKEKAQKQPKDPGVPEGKAGLTGEPQSPSKPKQRSKTGSEPTENINGAVQNAFRKMGAFQPERRVGDNKDAPRSPGTSKPRSEPLHPQLASELAAQLKEKTQSLNKGDGGTRANGVGAQREKPTPPQKAKRSAAAGGQKTSKPLLPTSPHLQKLIPGVAEPVAGEAKRVEKPSTSSSHEQALPSEQVAKKTPIKKPPRKKSREASLEPPRAAAVPAQAVQ; this comes from the exons ctcctcGGTGCTCACGTGCTGCCCGGGATGGAGGCAACAAGGAAGCGAGTGCTTAATAG cTGTGTGCGAGGGGAACTTCACCTGCAAGGAGAACGAGGTGTGTGTCAGGCCTGGTGAGTGCCGCTGCCGCCACGGCTACTTCGGCGCCAACTGCGACACCA AATGTCCCCGGCAGTTCTGGGGTCCCGACTGCAAGGAGATGTGCAGCTGCCACCCCAACGGGCAATGCGAGGACGTGACGGGCCAGTGCACCTGCAACCCCAACCGCTGGGGTCCCAAGTGCGAGAACGTCTGCCTCTGCAAGCACGGCAAGTGCGACCAGAAGACGGGCAAATGCACCTGCGAGCCCAACTGGTGGGGACCCcagtgctccagctcctgctatTGCAGCCACAACTCCCAGTGCGACCAGCAGACGGGCAACTGCCTGTGCCAGCCCGGCTGGTGGGGCCGCGGCTGCAACAACCAGTGCTCCTGCAACAACTCGCCCTGCGAGCAGTTCACGGGGCGCTGCCAGTGCCGGGAGCGGACGTTCGGGCCCCGCTGTGACCGGTACTGCCAGTGCTACAAGGGCAAGTGCAACCAGGTGGATGGGACCTGCACGTGCGAGCCAGGCTACCGGGGGAAGTATTGCCGCGAGCCGTGCCCGGCTGGCTTCTatgggcaaggctgcaggaGACG GTGCGGGCAGTGCAAGAGCCTGCAGCCGTGCACGGTGGCAGACGGGCGCTGCCTGACCTGCGAGGCCGGCTGGAACGGCACCAAGTGTGACCAGCCCTGCTCGCCCGGCTTCTATGGAGAGGGCTGCGAGCAGCTCTGTCCCCCCTGCAAAGACGGGCACACCTGCAACCACATCAATGGCAGGTGCTCCCATTGCAACCCGGGCTGGATTGGAGACAG GTGTGAAACCAAGTGCCGCAATGGGACGTATGGGGAGAACTGCGCCTTCGTCTGCAGCGACTGCGTCAACGGCCAGTGCCACTTCGAGACCGGCCGCTGTCTCTGCCACCCTGGCTCCCACGGCACCTA CTGTAACCTGACTTGCCCTCCCGGCCGCTACGGAGCCAACTGTGCTGAATCCTGTGGCTGCCACGATGGCGCCTGTGACCCGCTGACGGGCGCCTGCCACATGG AGGCCAACCAGCGGATGGGTGTGATCGGGGCAGGAGCGCTGCTGGCGctgctcctcatcctcctgctgtccctgctctgctgctgctgtgtctgccGTAAGAAGGACGAAGCCCATGG CTCCAGCCAGGACCCGGCAGCAGCCAAGAAACCGCCAAGACGCTTGTGCGGGCGTTTCAGTCGGATCAGCATGAAGCTCCCGCGCATCCCCCTGCGCCGCCAGAAGTTGCCCAAGGTCGTGG TGGCCCACCATGACCTGGAAAACACCCTGAACTGCAGTTTCATCGAGCCGCCCTCGGTGGTGGAGCAGCCTTCCCCATCCTGGTCATCCCGcggctccttctcctcctttgaCACCACAGATGAGGGGCCGGTGTACTGTGTCCCCCACGAAG AGAGCgtgggtgacagcagggacagggggacaccttccagccctggggacaagcTGGTGGCCCCGGCCAGTGGGGAAGAAGCAGGTGAATATACCTTCCTGAAGGAGACAGGCTCTGTCAGAGCCTTCCCAGCCGACAGCAGCGAAACGCCCCTGCTCAAGTCCTCGGACAGTGAGCGGTCCTCCTGCGGCTCGGGCTCGGCCGGCGCTGTGCTCTACGCCCGGGTCGCCCGTCTCTCCAAGCAGtccaaggaggaggaggatgtcGCCACGGAGCCCCGCAGCCCTGGGAAGCCACCGTCCCCAGAGAGGACCAAACCCCGTCCTCCGGACCCAGCCACGAAGCCCAAAGTCTCCTGGATCCACAGCAGGTACAACTCCAGCCAGTCTAACTCGCTGCCAGCGCCCAGCCGGTCCCCGGAGCCAGCAGCCACCCGGTCTGGAAGCCCCGAGCACAGCCAGGGCTTGGCCAAGAGGAAGAGGAGCCCAAGTGAGACATCAGCCGGCGTGCAGGGCAGAGCGGAGGAGAAAGGCAGCACGCGGGGCAAGGAGAAAGCACAGAAGCAACCGAAGGATCCCGGCGTCCCCGAGGGCAAAGCTGGCCTTACTGGGGAGCCCCAGTCGCCCTCCAAACCCAAGCAGAGGAGCAAAACTGGCTCAGAGCCAACAGAGAACATCAACGGGGCAGTGCAGAACGCCTTCCGAAAGATGGGTGCATTCCAGCCGGAGCGGCGGGTTGGGGACAACAAGGatgctccccgcagccccggcaccaGCAAACCGCGCTCCGagcccctccatccccagctggCCTCCGAGCTGGCCGCCCAGCTGAAGGAAAAGACTCAGAGCCTCAACAAGGGGGACGGCGGCACCCGGGCGAACGGGGTGGGCGCCCAGCGGGAGAAGCCAACCCCTCCACAGAAAGCCAAGCGCTCGGCGGCCGCCGGCGGCCAGAAGACCAGCAAGCCCTTGCTGCCCACCTCTCCCCACCTGCAAAAACTGATCCCCGGGGTGGCCGAGCCAGTGGCTGGGGAGGCCAAGCGGGTGGAGAAGCcgagcaccagcagcagccatgaGCAGGCTCTCCCCAGCGAGCAAGTGGCCAAGAAAACCCCCATTAAAAAGCCTCCCAGGAAGAAAAGCCGAGAAGCCAGCCTGGAGCCACCCCGAGCAGCCGCTGTGCCCGCGCAGGCTGTTCAGTGA
- the SCARF2 gene encoding scavenger receptor class F member 2 isoform X2, protein MCSCHPNGQCEDVTGQCTCNPNRWGPKCENVCLCKHGKCDQKTGKCTCEPNWWGPQCSSSCYCSHNSQCDQQTGNCLCQPGWWGRGCNNQCSCNNSPCEQFTGRCQCRERTFGPRCDRYCQCYKGKCNQVDGTCTCEPGYRGKYCREPCPAGFYGQGCRRRCGQCKSLQPCTVADGRCLTCEAGWNGTKCDQPCSPGFYGEGCEQLCPPCKDGHTCNHINGRCSHCNPGWIGDRCETKCRNGTYGENCAFVCSDCVNGQCHFETGRCLCHPGSHGTYCNLTCPPGRYGANCAESCGCHDGACDPLTGACHMEANQRMGVIGAGALLALLLILLLSLLCCCCVCRKKDEAHGSSQDPAAAKKPPRRLCGRFSRISMKLPRIPLRRQKLPKVVVAHHDLENTLNCSFIEPPSVVEQPSPSWSSRGSFSSFDTTDEGPVYCVPHEESVGDSRDRGTPSSPGDKLVAPASGEEAGEYTFLKETGSVRAFPADSSETPLLKSSDSERSSCGSGSAGAVLYARVARLSKQSKEEEDVATEPRSPGKPPSPERTKPRPPDPATKPKVSWIHSRYNSSQSNSLPAPSRSPEPAATRSGSPEHSQGLAKRKRSPSETSAGVQGRAEEKGSTRGKEKAQKQPKDPGVPEGKAGLTGEPQSPSKPKQRSKTGSEPTENINGAVQNAFRKMGAFQPERRVGDNKDAPRSPGTSKPRSEPLHPQLASELAAQLKEKTQSLNKGDGGTRANGVGAQREKPTPPQKAKRSAAAGGQKTSKPLLPTSPHLQKLIPGVAEPVAGEAKRVEKPSTSSSHEQALPSEQVAKKTPIKKPPRKKSREASLEPPRAAAVPAQAVQ, encoded by the exons ATGTGCAGCTGCCACCCCAACGGGCAATGCGAGGACGTGACGGGCCAGTGCACCTGCAACCCCAACCGCTGGGGTCCCAAGTGCGAGAACGTCTGCCTCTGCAAGCACGGCAAGTGCGACCAGAAGACGGGCAAATGCACCTGCGAGCCCAACTGGTGGGGACCCcagtgctccagctcctgctatTGCAGCCACAACTCCCAGTGCGACCAGCAGACGGGCAACTGCCTGTGCCAGCCCGGCTGGTGGGGCCGCGGCTGCAACAACCAGTGCTCCTGCAACAACTCGCCCTGCGAGCAGTTCACGGGGCGCTGCCAGTGCCGGGAGCGGACGTTCGGGCCCCGCTGTGACCGGTACTGCCAGTGCTACAAGGGCAAGTGCAACCAGGTGGATGGGACCTGCACGTGCGAGCCAGGCTACCGGGGGAAGTATTGCCGCGAGCCGTGCCCGGCTGGCTTCTatgggcaaggctgcaggaGACG GTGCGGGCAGTGCAAGAGCCTGCAGCCGTGCACGGTGGCAGACGGGCGCTGCCTGACCTGCGAGGCCGGCTGGAACGGCACCAAGTGTGACCAGCCCTGCTCGCCCGGCTTCTATGGAGAGGGCTGCGAGCAGCTCTGTCCCCCCTGCAAAGACGGGCACACCTGCAACCACATCAATGGCAGGTGCTCCCATTGCAACCCGGGCTGGATTGGAGACAG GTGTGAAACCAAGTGCCGCAATGGGACGTATGGGGAGAACTGCGCCTTCGTCTGCAGCGACTGCGTCAACGGCCAGTGCCACTTCGAGACCGGCCGCTGTCTCTGCCACCCTGGCTCCCACGGCACCTA CTGTAACCTGACTTGCCCTCCCGGCCGCTACGGAGCCAACTGTGCTGAATCCTGTGGCTGCCACGATGGCGCCTGTGACCCGCTGACGGGCGCCTGCCACATGG AGGCCAACCAGCGGATGGGTGTGATCGGGGCAGGAGCGCTGCTGGCGctgctcctcatcctcctgctgtccctgctctgctgctgctgtgtctgccGTAAGAAGGACGAAGCCCATGG CTCCAGCCAGGACCCGGCAGCAGCCAAGAAACCGCCAAGACGCTTGTGCGGGCGTTTCAGTCGGATCAGCATGAAGCTCCCGCGCATCCCCCTGCGCCGCCAGAAGTTGCCCAAGGTCGTGG TGGCCCACCATGACCTGGAAAACACCCTGAACTGCAGTTTCATCGAGCCGCCCTCGGTGGTGGAGCAGCCTTCCCCATCCTGGTCATCCCGcggctccttctcctcctttgaCACCACAGATGAGGGGCCGGTGTACTGTGTCCCCCACGAAG AGAGCgtgggtgacagcagggacagggggacaccttccagccctggggacaagcTGGTGGCCCCGGCCAGTGGGGAAGAAGCAGGTGAATATACCTTCCTGAAGGAGACAGGCTCTGTCAGAGCCTTCCCAGCCGACAGCAGCGAAACGCCCCTGCTCAAGTCCTCGGACAGTGAGCGGTCCTCCTGCGGCTCGGGCTCGGCCGGCGCTGTGCTCTACGCCCGGGTCGCCCGTCTCTCCAAGCAGtccaaggaggaggaggatgtcGCCACGGAGCCCCGCAGCCCTGGGAAGCCACCGTCCCCAGAGAGGACCAAACCCCGTCCTCCGGACCCAGCCACGAAGCCCAAAGTCTCCTGGATCCACAGCAGGTACAACTCCAGCCAGTCTAACTCGCTGCCAGCGCCCAGCCGGTCCCCGGAGCCAGCAGCCACCCGGTCTGGAAGCCCCGAGCACAGCCAGGGCTTGGCCAAGAGGAAGAGGAGCCCAAGTGAGACATCAGCCGGCGTGCAGGGCAGAGCGGAGGAGAAAGGCAGCACGCGGGGCAAGGAGAAAGCACAGAAGCAACCGAAGGATCCCGGCGTCCCCGAGGGCAAAGCTGGCCTTACTGGGGAGCCCCAGTCGCCCTCCAAACCCAAGCAGAGGAGCAAAACTGGCTCAGAGCCAACAGAGAACATCAACGGGGCAGTGCAGAACGCCTTCCGAAAGATGGGTGCATTCCAGCCGGAGCGGCGGGTTGGGGACAACAAGGatgctccccgcagccccggcaccaGCAAACCGCGCTCCGagcccctccatccccagctggCCTCCGAGCTGGCCGCCCAGCTGAAGGAAAAGACTCAGAGCCTCAACAAGGGGGACGGCGGCACCCGGGCGAACGGGGTGGGCGCCCAGCGGGAGAAGCCAACCCCTCCACAGAAAGCCAAGCGCTCGGCGGCCGCCGGCGGCCAGAAGACCAGCAAGCCCTTGCTGCCCACCTCTCCCCACCTGCAAAAACTGATCCCCGGGGTGGCCGAGCCAGTGGCTGGGGAGGCCAAGCGGGTGGAGAAGCcgagcaccagcagcagccatgaGCAGGCTCTCCCCAGCGAGCAAGTGGCCAAGAAAACCCCCATTAAAAAGCCTCCCAGGAAGAAAAGCCGAGAAGCCAGCCTGGAGCCACCCCGAGCAGCCGCTGTGCCCGCGCAGGCTGTTCAGTGA